The following nucleotide sequence is from Bradyrhizobium roseum.
TCGGCCTCCGCGCGCACGCTTTCCCAAGCCCGGGCCTCCGCGGCATCGACGTTGATGGAGAAGAACACCTTGCCGTCGGTGACCGAGATCGCCGACAGCACGTTGGCGTTGGTCAGGGGCACGCCGCGGGGCGAAGCCACCTGCTTGAGGGAATCCAGAACCTGCTGCTGCGTCACGCCCACTCGCGCATCTCCTGAGGCCTTTTTGGTCCAGAGTGAGAACCGGGCTCTACTCTCTTCTATTGACGCGCTTCTAGACGCGCCCCGACTAACCTCCGAGCGATCCGAGGCGTCAGCGATCGTCCCGAAACGACGGCGTCAGTCCGATGCGACCCATAGAGCGGTTCCGCGCAAAAGGCTACCTCGCTCCCACATCGTCCGTGCGCATGGCCGGCGCCGAGGTTCCCTGCTCCTTGGCCGCCTCGTAGTTCAGTTCGATCATGACGCCGTTGGGATCATCGACGAAGATCTGCCAGAGATCGCCGCCCGGAACCTGGCGGGATTCATACGCCATGCCCTTTTGCTCCAGCCGCCGCTTCATGCCGTCGAAGCCGGAGCTGGCGAACGCGACGTGATGGACCACCCCGGAATCCGGCTTTTGCGCCTCGTCGGTCTTGGAGATGTCGACGAGATGCACCACCGCCTTGCCCTCGCTGTACATCCACGCCCCCGGAAAGGCGAAGTTCGGCCGGGCGCCCTTTTCCAGGCCCAGAACGTCCTCATAGAACCGGACCGTATCGGCAAGGTTGCGGGTCCGGATGTTGAAATGGTCG
It contains:
- a CDS encoding VOC family protein, which encodes MGVSVGVLDHFNIRTRNLADTVRFYEDVLGLEKGARPNFAFPGAWMYSEGKAVVHLVDISKTDEAQKPDSGVVHHVAFASSGFDGMKRRLEQKGMAYESRQVPGGDLWQIFVDDPNGVMIELNYEAAKEQGTSAPAMRTDDVGAR